One genomic window of Niveibacterium sp. SC-1 includes the following:
- a CDS encoding BPSS1780 family membrane protein: MQVRRFGFLRGAQWLLEGFRLYRVNPFSLAANLMLMWLALMFAGLLLMPVATLILPAAVAPWIGQLPLALLLPALSVGMLNACEDLRQGRPLSPVRVFSGLQRNAPRLFALGAIYYVGTLVALALTSAMDGGMLLAAMRDSSKLASEDVDSAAMLQSMLTLVVLSLPAMAANWFAPALTGWRGVPPVKAAFFSIVACWRNVAAFLGYALTVLGCFWLLPSLLGGIVARGAPQLGVSLILLLPMLMAPALYGSFYATTRDVLPELFDGEAA; the protein is encoded by the coding sequence ATGCAGGTGCGACGCTTCGGTTTCCTGCGCGGCGCGCAGTGGCTGCTGGAAGGCTTTCGCCTCTACCGGGTCAACCCCTTTTCGCTCGCCGCCAACCTCATGCTCATGTGGCTGGCCCTGATGTTCGCGGGCCTGCTCCTGATGCCTGTGGCCACGCTGATACTGCCCGCGGCCGTGGCTCCCTGGATCGGCCAGTTGCCGCTGGCCCTGCTGCTGCCCGCACTCTCCGTCGGCATGCTCAACGCTTGCGAAGACCTGCGCCAGGGCCGCCCCTTGTCGCCAGTGCGCGTGTTCTCCGGCTTGCAGCGCAATGCGCCGCGCCTCTTCGCGCTGGGCGCGATCTACTATGTCGGCACCCTCGTCGCGCTAGCCCTCACCAGCGCGATGGATGGCGGCATGCTGCTCGCGGCGATGCGCGATAGCAGCAAGCTCGCCAGCGAGGACGTTGATTCGGCCGCCATGCTCCAATCGATGCTGACCCTGGTCGTGCTGAGCCTGCCCGCCATGGCCGCGAACTGGTTCGCACCGGCCCTCACCGGCTGGCGCGGGGTTCCGCCGGTCAAAGCAGCCTTCTTCAGCATCGTCGCCTGCTGGCGCAACGTGGCGGCATTCCTTGGCTACGCGCTGACCGTGCTGGGCTGCTTCTGGCTGCTGCCCAGCCTTCTCGGCGGCATCGTGGCGCGCGGCGCGCCCCAGTTGGGCGTGAGCCTCATCCTGCTGCTGCCGATGCTGATGGCGCCGGCCCTGTACGGCAGCTTCTACGCCACGACGCGCGACGTGCTGCCCGAGCTCTTCGATGGCGAAGCGGCCTGA
- the rsfS gene encoding ribosome silencing factor: protein MDIRKLQKIVVEALEDIKAKDIEIINTTKLTALFDRIVIASADSTRQTKALARNVQDKVREAGGEVISVEGEQTGEWVLVDLGDIVVHLMQPAVRNYYNLEEIWSTTPARRGRLLAEAHGE, encoded by the coding sequence ATGGATATCCGCAAACTTCAGAAAATCGTTGTCGAAGCCCTTGAAGACATCAAGGCCAAAGACATCGAGATCATCAACACCACCAAGCTCACCGCCCTTTTCGACCGCATCGTGATTGCCAGTGCGGATTCGACCCGGCAGACCAAGGCGCTCGCGCGCAACGTGCAGGACAAGGTCCGCGAAGCCGGCGGGGAAGTGATCAGCGTGGAAGGCGAACAGACCGGCGAATGGGTGCTGGTCGATCTGGGCGACATCGTGGTGCACCTGATGCAGCCCGCCGTTCGCAACTACTACAACCTGGAAGAGATCTGGTCCACGACGCCGGCCCGCCGCGGTCGTTTGCTCGCGGAAGCGCATGGCGAGTGA
- a CDS encoding BPSS1780 family membrane protein translates to MTLRTPPSPRRVAASQALHWVAEGWRLFAARPLIWLVIALVSFSALAILSVVPLVGRVLAMVVLQVLAGGMVAAADHLRERGELHVAELFEGFRQHAGNLAIVGLLFGLALTMAGILTVIVTLIASAIARIFSHLPFGIDMLVQALFADWLITAAVTLVVMLGLWFAPALVMLDRRPPFEAMRASFAACIANPGATAILAALLVFGVPTIVTLSLGFGVLLVIPLVATTAYASYRDVFAAEPAPLHEEVVI, encoded by the coding sequence ATGACTCTCCGCACTCCCCCCTCCCCCCGGCGCGTTGCCGCCTCCCAAGCCCTGCACTGGGTCGCCGAGGGCTGGCGGCTCTTCGCCGCACGCCCGCTGATCTGGCTCGTCATCGCGCTCGTGAGCTTCTCGGCGCTTGCCATCCTCAGCGTGGTACCCCTGGTCGGCCGCGTCCTCGCCATGGTGGTGCTGCAGGTCCTCGCGGGCGGCATGGTGGCCGCGGCAGACCATCTACGGGAACGCGGGGAGCTGCATGTCGCGGAGCTTTTCGAAGGCTTCCGGCAGCATGCCGGCAACCTCGCCATCGTCGGCCTGCTCTTCGGCCTCGCCCTGACCATGGCCGGCATCCTCACCGTGATCGTGACCCTGATCGCGTCGGCGATCGCGCGGATCTTTTCCCACCTGCCCTTCGGCATCGACATGCTGGTGCAGGCACTTTTCGCCGACTGGCTGATCACCGCCGCGGTGACCCTGGTCGTGATGCTCGGCCTGTGGTTCGCGCCCGCCCTGGTCATGCTGGATCGCCGCCCGCCCTTCGAGGCCATGCGCGCCTCCTTCGCCGCCTGCATCGCCAACCCCGGCGCCACCGCGATCCTGGCGGCACTGCTGGTTTTCGGCGTCCCGACCATCGTGACGCTGAGCCTCGGCTTCGGTGTGCTGCTGGTGATCCCGCTCGTCGCCACCACGGCCTACGCCTCCTATCGCGACGTCTTCGCCGCGGAACCCGCTCCCTTACACGAAGAAGTGGTGATCTGA
- the polA gene encoding DNA polymerase I has product MPTLLLVDGSSYLYRAFHALPDLRNARGEPTGAAYGVINMLRRLLGDYKADRLACVFDAKGKTFRDDLYPEYKSNRPPMPEDLRAQIDPIHACVRALGWPLLCVEGVEADDVIGTLAQQAAAGGYDVVISTGDKDMAQLVTPRVRLVNTMSNEVLDEAGVLAKFGVPPDRIVDYLALVGDAVDNVPGVEKCGPKTAVKWLTEYGSLDGVVENAQAIKGVVGDNLRRHLDFLSLGRQLVTIETACELPMKFDELTPRELDRSALVGLYERLEFKTWLREQRAALENGGAAPAVEEEAPAAEAEVVASAPGVHREGYETILSETLLEEWLALIDEVDITAFDTETDSLEPMRARVVGLSFCVADGRAAYLPLAHRYPDAPDQLPLDATLARLRPWLESDEHLKVGQNLKYDMHVLANHGIRLGGVAHDTMLQSFVLESDKGQDLDQLAKRHTGLTGTLSYTDVCGKGAAQIGFEEVDVQRATDYSAEDADVTLRVHEVLLPRLAREPQLTKLYAEIEMPVVQVLFEMERNGILVDRDRLIAQSDMLGRRMLEIEAEAHGLAKQPFNLNSPKQIQEILFEREKLPVLKKTPSGTPSTDEEVLQQLALDYPLPKLLLEYRQFAKLKSTYTDKLPKAINPQTGRVHTSFSQIGAVTGRLSSSEPNLQNIPVRTEEGRRIRTAFIAPAGSKIVSADYSQIELRIMAHLSGDERLLQAFAQGEDVHRATAGEVFSVHPLEVTSEQRRYAKTINFGLIYGMSAHGLARALDLERGAAQAYIDRYFARYPGVHRYMDETRMLAREKGYVETVFGRRLWLPDIRASQVGRRQAAERAAINAPMQGTAADIVKLAMRAVRDWLLQERLATRLLLQVHDELVLEVPEAELALVQEALPRLMAGVAELKVPLLAEVGVGMNWEEAH; this is encoded by the coding sequence ATGCCGACGCTACTGCTGGTCGATGGGTCGTCCTATCTGTACCGCGCTTTCCATGCTCTCCCGGACTTGCGCAATGCCCGCGGAGAACCAACTGGCGCGGCTTACGGCGTGATCAACATGCTACGCCGGCTGTTGGGTGACTACAAGGCAGACCGCCTGGCCTGTGTCTTCGATGCCAAGGGCAAGACCTTCCGCGACGACCTGTATCCCGAATACAAGTCCAACCGCCCGCCGATGCCCGAAGACCTGCGAGCGCAGATCGATCCGATCCATGCTTGCGTGCGTGCGCTCGGCTGGCCGCTGCTCTGCGTGGAAGGCGTGGAGGCCGACGACGTGATCGGCACGCTCGCGCAACAGGCGGCTGCCGGTGGATACGACGTTGTCATTTCCACCGGCGACAAGGATATGGCGCAACTGGTGACGCCGCGCGTGCGACTCGTGAACACCATGAGCAACGAGGTGCTCGACGAAGCCGGCGTGCTCGCGAAGTTCGGCGTGCCACCCGACCGGATCGTCGACTATCTCGCCCTGGTCGGCGACGCCGTGGACAACGTGCCCGGTGTCGAGAAGTGCGGGCCCAAGACCGCGGTGAAGTGGCTCACCGAGTACGGCTCGCTCGATGGCGTGGTGGAGAACGCCCAGGCGATCAAGGGCGTGGTCGGCGACAACCTGCGCCGTCACCTCGATTTCCTTTCACTCGGTCGCCAGCTCGTCACGATCGAGACCGCGTGCGAGTTGCCGATGAAGTTCGACGAACTCACGCCGCGCGAACTCGACCGCAGCGCGCTCGTTGGTTTGTATGAGCGGCTGGAATTCAAGACGTGGCTGCGCGAGCAGCGTGCGGCGTTGGAGAACGGTGGCGCCGCGCCTGCCGTGGAAGAGGAAGCGCCCGCGGCGGAGGCCGAGGTCGTCGCCAGCGCGCCCGGTGTGCACCGCGAAGGCTACGAGACCATCCTCAGCGAGACCTTGCTCGAAGAGTGGCTCGCCCTCATCGACGAGGTGGATATCACCGCTTTCGATACCGAGACCGACAGCCTCGAGCCGATGCGCGCCCGCGTCGTCGGACTGAGCTTCTGCGTCGCGGATGGTCGCGCCGCCTATCTGCCGCTGGCGCACCGCTATCCGGATGCACCGGACCAGTTGCCGCTGGATGCGACGCTCGCACGCCTGCGTCCCTGGCTGGAGTCCGACGAGCATCTGAAGGTCGGCCAGAACCTCAAGTACGACATGCATGTGCTGGCCAACCACGGCATCCGCTTGGGTGGCGTGGCGCATGACACCATGCTGCAGTCCTTCGTGCTGGAAAGCGACAAGGGCCAGGATCTTGACCAGCTCGCCAAGCGACACACGGGCCTGACCGGCACGCTCTCCTACACCGACGTGTGCGGAAAAGGTGCGGCCCAGATCGGCTTCGAAGAAGTCGACGTGCAGCGCGCGACCGACTACTCCGCCGAAGATGCGGACGTCACCTTGCGGGTGCACGAGGTGCTGCTGCCGCGCCTGGCGCGCGAGCCGCAACTGACGAAGCTCTACGCCGAGATCGAGATGCCGGTGGTTCAGGTGCTCTTCGAGATGGAACGCAACGGCATCCTGGTGGACCGCGACCGCCTGATCGCGCAGTCCGACATGCTTGGCCGCCGCATGCTGGAGATCGAAGCCGAGGCGCACGGGCTCGCCAAGCAGCCCTTCAACCTGAACAGTCCCAAGCAGATCCAGGAAATCCTCTTCGAACGCGAGAAGCTGCCGGTGCTCAAGAAGACGCCCAGCGGCACACCCTCGACCGACGAAGAGGTGCTGCAACAACTCGCGCTCGACTATCCGCTGCCCAAGCTCCTGCTCGAATACCGCCAGTTCGCCAAGCTCAAGAGCACCTACACCGACAAGCTGCCCAAGGCGATCAACCCGCAGACCGGCAGGGTGCACACCAGCTTCTCGCAGATCGGCGCGGTCACGGGTCGCCTGTCGAGCTCCGAGCCCAACCTGCAGAACATCCCGGTGCGCACCGAGGAAGGCCGGCGCATCCGCACCGCCTTCATCGCGCCGGCCGGCAGCAAGATCGTCTCGGCCGACTATTCACAGATCGAGCTGCGGATCATGGCCCACCTCTCCGGCGACGAGCGCCTGCTGCAGGCCTTCGCCCAGGGCGAGGATGTGCACCGCGCGACGGCCGGCGAGGTCTTCTCGGTGCATCCGCTGGAAGTCACCAGCGAACAGCGTCGCTATGCCAAAACGATCAACTTCGGCCTGATCTACGGGATGAGCGCGCATGGTCTCGCGCGCGCGCTGGACCTCGAACGCGGCGCGGCACAGGCCTATATCGACCGCTATTTCGCGCGCTATCCGGGCGTCCATCGCTACATGGACGAGACGCGGATGCTGGCGCGCGAAAAGGGCTACGTCGAGACCGTGTTCGGTCGCCGGCTGTGGCTACCCGACATCCGCGCGAGCCAAGTCGGCCGTCGCCAGGCCGCCGAGCGTGCGGCGATCAATGCGCCGATGCAGGGCACGGCCGCCGACATCGTCAAGCTCGCGATGCGCGCCGTGCGCGACTGGCTGCTGCAGGAACGCTTGGCCACCCGATTGCTGCTGCAGGTGCATGACGAACTGGTGCTGGAAGTGCCCGAGGCCGAACTGGCGCTGGTGCAGGAAGCCCTGCCGCGCCTGATGGCCGGAGTGGCCGAACTCAAGGTGCCGCTGCTCGCCGAGGTGGGCGTGGGCATGAACTGGGAAGAAGCGCACTGA
- the nadD gene encoding nicotinate-nucleotide adenylyltransferase, translated as MAKRPEDLPLGILGGTFDPIHLAHLRLAEEALDQLALDRVRLIPAGQPPHRQSPHSGAAHRLRMVELAAADNPRLEVDPAEVLAPVASYTVPTLERLRAELGPARPLVLLMGMDAFLRLPDWHRWEALFDLAHVAVASRPGHTFEPAAWPTALAEQWHQRQGSVANLAAAPAGRLVSFGITPLEISATAIRATLARHESPRYLLPAAVVGYIALHHLYSPAVGRCD; from the coding sequence ATGGCGAAGCGGCCTGAAGACCTGCCGCTGGGCATCCTCGGCGGCACCTTCGACCCGATCCACCTCGCGCACCTGAGGCTGGCCGAGGAGGCCCTGGACCAGCTCGCCCTGGACCGGGTCAGGCTGATTCCCGCGGGGCAGCCACCGCATCGCCAGTCTCCCCACAGCGGCGCGGCGCATCGGCTACGAATGGTCGAGCTGGCCGCCGCGGATAACCCGCGCCTGGAGGTGGATCCGGCCGAGGTGCTGGCGCCAGTGGCCAGCTATACGGTTCCCACGCTCGAACGCCTGCGTGCCGAACTTGGCCCGGCCCGGCCCCTGGTGTTGCTGATGGGAATGGACGCGTTTCTCCGCTTGCCGGACTGGCATCGCTGGGAGGCGCTGTTCGATCTTGCCCACGTGGCCGTCGCGTCGCGCCCGGGCCACACCTTCGAGCCGGCAGCCTGGCCCACAGCACTGGCCGAGCAGTGGCACCAGCGCCAGGGCAGCGTTGCGAACCTGGCGGCCGCGCCGGCCGGACGCCTGGTCAGCTTCGGCATTACCCCGCTGGAGATCTCGGCCACGGCGATCCGCGCGACACTCGCCCGCCATGAAAGTCCCCGCTACCTGTTGCCCGCGGCCGTAGTGGGCTATATTGCCCTGCACCATCTCTATTCGCCCGCAGTTGGCCGCTGCGACTGA
- the rlmH gene encoding 23S rRNA (pseudouridine(1915)-N(3))-methyltransferase RlmH translates to MRLHILAVGTRMPGWVDEAFQDFAKRMPRECAIELVELKAEPRTSGKTPEQMMAAEAERIRAALPARHRLVILDERGADLSTKQLAQRLTAWQEAGEDVALVIGGPDGLAPGLKEAATEKLRLSSLTLPHAMVRVLLAEALYRAWSVTRNHPYHRE, encoded by the coding sequence ATGAGGCTGCACATCCTCGCCGTCGGCACCCGCATGCCGGGCTGGGTGGATGAAGCCTTCCAGGACTTCGCCAAGCGCATGCCGCGCGAGTGCGCGATCGAGCTCGTCGAGCTCAAGGCCGAGCCGCGCACCAGCGGCAAGACGCCTGAGCAGATGATGGCCGCGGAGGCCGAGCGCATCCGCGCGGCGCTCCCGGCCCGCCATCGCCTGGTGATTCTCGACGAGCGCGGCGCCGACCTGAGCACCAAGCAGCTCGCCCAGCGCCTCACCGCCTGGCAGGAAGCCGGCGAGGACGTTGCTCTGGTAATCGGCGGGCCCGACGGTCTCGCCCCCGGCCTGAAGGAGGCGGCTACCGAGAAGCTGCGGCTGTCCAGCCTGACCCTGCCGCATGCCATGGTGCGGGTGCTGCTGGCCGAGGCGCTCTATCGCGCCTGGAGCGTAACCCGCAATCACCCCTATCATCGCGAGTGA
- a CDS encoding TIGR00730 family Rossman fold protein: MSAKDKLPPVSTVTPGMNSLMAREAWRIFGIMSEFVEATERLAPIRPAVSIFGSARTKPDHPYYALTEDIARRLSDAGFTVISGGGPGIMEAANKGAFHGKSPSVGLNIQLPFEQHGNPYQDISQTFKHFFARKYMFVKCADAYVVMPGGFGTLDELTEALTLIQTGKSRKIPVILVHSPFWKGLIDWFKDQLVTEKLIHPEDLDLIQVIDEPEKIVEAIFRHYEHRSFEPLPEEHELLLNL; encoded by the coding sequence ATGAGCGCGAAAGACAAACTCCCGCCCGTATCCACGGTCACGCCCGGCATGAACAGCCTGATGGCCCGCGAGGCCTGGCGCATCTTCGGGATTATGTCAGAGTTCGTCGAGGCGACTGAGCGCCTGGCCCCGATCCGCCCGGCCGTCAGCATCTTCGGCAGCGCCCGCACGAAGCCCGACCATCCCTACTACGCGCTGACCGAAGATATCGCCCGCCGCCTCTCGGACGCTGGCTTCACCGTCATCTCCGGTGGTGGCCCCGGCATCATGGAAGCCGCGAACAAGGGTGCGTTCCACGGCAAGTCGCCGTCGGTAGGCCTGAACATCCAGCTGCCCTTCGAGCAACACGGAAACCCGTACCAGGACATCTCGCAGACCTTCAAGCATTTCTTCGCGCGCAAGTACATGTTCGTGAAATGCGCGGATGCCTACGTGGTCATGCCCGGCGGCTTCGGCACGCTGGACGAACTGACCGAAGCCCTGACCCTGATCCAGACCGGCAAGAGCCGCAAGATCCCGGTCATCCTGGTGCACAGCCCCTTCTGGAAAGGCCTCATCGACTGGTTCAAAGACCAGCTCGTGACCGAGAAGCTGATCCACCCGGAAGACCTGGACCTGATCCAGGTGATCGACGAACCGGAAAAGATCGTCGAAGCCATCTTCCGCCACTACGAACATCGCAGCTTCGAACCTCTGCCCGAGGAACACGAGCTGCTTCTGAACCTCTAA
- a CDS encoding trypsin-like peptidase domain-containing protein, with amino-acid sequence MGRKSCYDILGVPPDATPETIQTVYRERRAQLQQGQDSHSDASALQLLQMAFETLSSPASRARHDASLRSTAQALPEPQLELPLAGGAASLRAVPTKLWAWIVALLLALALVWLGVPKKLPAPVAQPAPAPAASAVVRTSAEPRVLTPAEVFARNRESVVVITGNLPEGGRIQGSGVAIAPEAVITNCHVANAADALQVMFKGREYNASLRYRDTGRDLCQLQVNGLPTESAEIAPLDSVAVGARVYALGAPQGLDTTLSEGLVSGLRPYFESSLIQTSAAISPGSSGGGLYDQQGRLIGITTFQAATGQNLNFAVPAEWISALPDRNGNSDRFPDPAGFH; translated from the coding sequence ATGGGTCGCAAGTCCTGCTACGACATCCTGGGGGTTCCCCCGGACGCCACGCCCGAGACCATCCAGACGGTCTATCGCGAACGTCGCGCGCAGCTCCAGCAAGGCCAGGACTCCCACTCGGACGCGTCGGCCCTGCAGCTGCTGCAGATGGCCTTCGAGACGCTCTCCAGCCCGGCCAGCCGGGCCCGTCACGACGCCTCCCTGCGCAGCACGGCGCAAGCGCTGCCGGAACCCCAGCTGGAGCTACCCCTGGCCGGCGGCGCGGCCAGCCTGCGTGCTGTCCCGACGAAGCTCTGGGCCTGGATCGTCGCCCTGCTACTCGCGCTTGCGCTGGTCTGGCTGGGCGTGCCGAAGAAGTTGCCGGCGCCCGTCGCCCAGCCCGCGCCAGCGCCCGCCGCGAGCGCGGTGGTACGCACTTCGGCCGAACCGCGCGTGCTGACCCCCGCCGAGGTCTTCGCGCGCAACCGGGAGTCCGTCGTGGTGATCACCGGCAACCTGCCCGAAGGCGGCCGTATCCAGGGCAGTGGGGTAGCCATCGCGCCCGAGGCGGTGATCACAAACTGCCACGTCGCCAACGCAGCCGACGCACTGCAGGTGATGTTCAAGGGCCGGGAGTACAACGCCTCTTTGCGTTATCGCGATACCGGCCGCGACCTTTGCCAGCTGCAGGTCAATGGCCTGCCCACCGAATCCGCCGAGATCGCCCCGCTGGACAGCGTCGCCGTGGGCGCCCGCGTGTACGCCTTGGGCGCACCACAGGGGCTGGACACCACCTTGTCCGAAGGCCTGGTCTCGGGGCTGCGGCCCTACTTCGAATCGAGCCTGATCCAGACCTCGGCGGCGATTTCACCCGGTTCTTCGGGGGGCGGCCTCTACGACCAGCAAGGGCGGCTGATCGGCATCACGACCTTCCAGGCCGCGACCGGCCAGAACCTGAATTTCGCGGTGCCGGCCGAGTGGATCTCCGCGCTGCCGGATCGCAACGGCAACAGCGACCGCTTCCCGGACCCGGCAGGCTTTCATTGA
- a CDS encoding DUF2782 domain-containing protein, with the protein MRSHHRLLLILALVAVPAFAQKEQPKLEPLPEPPPPPEGVNADSAEPQVTIKKRDGDTIEEYRIAGQLYMIKVTPKTGVPYYLIDSKGTGVFSRYDPSDKTLSVPQWVIKEW; encoded by the coding sequence ATGCGCTCTCATCATCGACTCCTGCTCATCCTGGCCCTTGTTGCCGTACCGGCCTTCGCCCAGAAAGAGCAGCCCAAGCTCGAACCGCTGCCCGAGCCGCCCCCGCCCCCAGAAGGCGTGAACGCCGACTCGGCCGAACCGCAGGTCACGATCAAGAAGCGCGACGGCGACACGATCGAGGAATACCGCATTGCCGGCCAGCTCTACATGATCAAGGTCACTCCCAAGACCGGCGTGCCCTACTACCTGATCGACAGCAAGGGCACGGGTGTTTTCTCGCGTTACGACCCGTCCGACAAGACCCTGTCGGTACCCCAGTGGGTCATCAAGGAATGGTGA
- a CDS encoding homoserine kinase, which yields MSVFTPVSDAAMSDWLAGFAVGRLVSLKGIEAGVQNSNFFVTTGLGRYVLTLFESVPRADLPFYLNLMAHLARHGLPVPAPIADRSNEYLGSLSGKPAALVSRLAGSSVADPDAAQCARVGAMLAGLHLAGQSYGRKQENPRGAAWRAAAAAAVMPHLPVADAALLQEELAAQAALDALPLPTGVIHADLFRDNVLWDGEHIGGVLDFYFACHDTLLFDLAVTVNDWCANPDGGLDPARYAALVAAYHLDRPLEEAELAAWPLMLRRAALRFWLSRLEDFHLPRAGELVTVKDPAEFRAILLSRRTGVAPLPSFVGTPAIR from the coding sequence ATGTCCGTCTTCACACCGGTTTCCGACGCCGCGATGTCCGACTGGCTCGCGGGCTTCGCCGTGGGCCGCCTGGTGAGCCTCAAGGGCATCGAGGCGGGGGTGCAGAACAGCAACTTCTTCGTCACCACCGGCCTCGGGCGCTATGTACTCACGCTCTTCGAAAGCGTGCCGCGCGCCGACCTGCCCTTCTACCTCAACCTGATGGCGCACCTGGCGCGCCACGGGCTGCCGGTGCCCGCGCCGATCGCCGACCGCAGCAACGAATACCTGGGCTCGCTCTCGGGCAAGCCCGCCGCCCTGGTCAGCCGGCTCGCCGGTAGTTCCGTAGCCGACCCCGATGCCGCGCAATGTGCCCGCGTGGGCGCGATGCTTGCCGGCCTGCACCTTGCCGGGCAGTCCTACGGCCGCAAGCAGGAGAATCCGCGCGGCGCAGCCTGGCGCGCCGCCGCCGCGGCCGCGGTGATGCCGCACCTGCCGGTGGCCGATGCCGCGCTCCTGCAGGAAGAGCTCGCCGCCCAGGCGGCGCTGGACGCGCTGCCGCTGCCGACCGGCGTGATCCACGCCGACCTCTTCCGTGACAACGTGCTGTGGGACGGCGAGCACATCGGCGGGGTGCTCGATTTCTACTTCGCCTGCCATGACACACTTCTCTTCGACCTGGCGGTGACGGTGAATGACTGGTGCGCCAATCCCGACGGCGGCCTAGATCCCGCGCGCTATGCCGCCCTGGTCGCGGCCTACCATCTCGACCGACCGCTGGAAGAGGCCGAGCTCGCAGCCTGGCCGCTGATGTTGCGCCGCGCGGCCCTGCGCTTCTGGCTCTCACGGCTGGAGGACTTCCACTTGCCGCGGGCCGGCGAGCTGGTGACGGTCAAGGACCCGGCGGAATTCCGTGCGATCCTTCTCTCACGCCGTACCGGTGTCGCTCCCCTGCCCTCGTTTGTGGGCACTCCCGCCATTCGCTAG
- a CDS encoding Maf family protein, translated as MLPRRIYLASRSPRRRELLTQIGIAFDTLIFRVPPREDEDISEAALEGESVEDYVVRVARAKAKGGLERVGWRRMMPRPVLSADTTLDLDGAIVGKPADAEDAIRILENLSGRSHRVLTCVAVADDQRLEHRLSVSTVRFGPLSREEIRRYVASGEPLDKAGAYGIQGRAGLFVAEIQGSYTGIMGLPLFETANLLRGFGIET; from the coding sequence ATGCTTCCGCGCCGCATCTACCTCGCCTCCCGCAGCCCCCGCCGCCGCGAACTGCTGACCCAGATCGGCATCGCCTTCGACACCCTGATCTTCCGCGTCCCGCCGCGCGAAGACGAAGACATTTCCGAGGCCGCCCTGGAAGGCGAATCGGTTGAGGACTACGTGGTGCGGGTCGCCCGGGCCAAGGCCAAGGGCGGGCTCGAACGCGTGGGCTGGCGACGCATGATGCCGCGCCCGGTCCTCTCGGCCGACACGACCCTGGACCTGGATGGCGCGATCGTCGGCAAGCCTGCCGACGCCGAGGATGCGATCCGCATCCTTGAAAACCTCTCCGGGCGCAGCCATCGCGTGCTGACCTGCGTCGCGGTCGCCGACGACCAGCGCCTGGAGCACCGCCTGTCGGTCAGCACGGTGCGCTTCGGTCCGCTCAGCCGCGAAGAGATCCGGCGCTATGTCGCCTCGGGGGAACCCCTGGACAAGGCCGGCGCCTACGGCATCCAGGGCCGTGCCGGCCTTTTCGTCGCCGAGATCCAGGGCTCCTACACCGGCATCATGGGTCTGCCGCTGTTCGAGACGGCCAACCTGCTGCGCGGCTTCGGCATCGAAACCTGA